A DNA window from Actinomadura luzonensis contains the following coding sequences:
- a CDS encoding carboxylate-amine ligase, producing the protein MGARGNVPVFRRGGAMDAGGTFTAATATGPSRPRGPRAARRLTLGVEEEFVLLGRADGAPALRAPEVLALLDGDPRVKHELMRYQLETVTGVCESLEQVGEELTAMRLLAARAAAEVGCHLAATGVAPRTPPGLPAVTPDPRYAVLVERSRPLAGSFGTCGCHVHVGMPSRELGVRILARLRPHLATLLAVSANSPVQADRDTGWASRRYRLWSRFPSARPPGVWWSAADYDAAVDRLLRTGRALDERGVYFHARLSPRYPTIELRVMDTCLSAADAVLVAGLARALVALAIEDEERGLPLPAPRQHRVVRQLRAAARHGLGARALDPSTGRPATHRRLLAALADRLPDPDPVARLLDRLALHGTGADRQRALLARAAGPADFARLLAGETVRQGR; encoded by the coding sequence ATGGGCGCACGAGGAAACGTTCCCGTTTTCCGCAGGGGAGGCGCGATGGACGCGGGCGGCACGTTCACCGCCGCGACGGCCACCGGCCCGTCGCGGCCCCGGGGCCCGCGGGCCGCGCGGCGGCTGACGCTCGGCGTGGAGGAGGAGTTCGTACTGCTCGGCCGGGCCGACGGCGCGCCCGCCCTGCGCGCCCCGGAGGTCCTGGCGCTGCTGGACGGCGACCCCCGGGTCAAGCACGAGCTCATGCGCTACCAGCTCGAAACCGTCACCGGCGTGTGCGAGAGCCTGGAGCAGGTGGGGGAGGAGCTGACCGCCATGCGGCTGCTGGCCGCCCGCGCGGCGGCCGAGGTGGGCTGCCACCTCGCCGCCACCGGGGTCGCGCCCCGGACGCCGCCCGGCCTGCCCGCCGTCACGCCCGACCCCCGCTACGCGGTGCTGGTCGAGCGCAGCAGGCCGCTGGCCGGCAGCTTCGGCACCTGCGGCTGCCACGTGCACGTCGGCATGCCCTCGCGCGAGCTGGGCGTGCGGATCCTCGCCCGGCTCCGGCCGCACCTGGCGACCCTGCTGGCCGTCAGCGCCAACTCGCCCGTCCAGGCCGACCGGGACACCGGCTGGGCCAGCCGCCGCTACCGCCTGTGGAGCCGCTTCCCGTCGGCCCGGCCGCCCGGGGTGTGGTGGTCGGCCGCCGACTACGACGCCGCCGTGGACCGCCTCCTGCGCACCGGCCGGGCCCTGGACGAGCGCGGCGTCTACTTCCACGCCCGCCTGTCGCCCCGCTACCCGACGATCGAGCTGCGCGTCATGGACACCTGCCTGTCGGCCGCCGACGCCGTCCTCGTCGCCGGGCTCGCCCGCGCGCTCGTCGCCCTCGCCATCGAGGACGAGGAGCGCGGCCTGCCCCTGCCCGCCCCGCGCCAGCACCGCGTCGTGCGGCAGCTGCGCGCCGCCGCCCGGCACGGGCTCGGCGCCCGCGCGCTGGACCCGTCCACCGGCCGCCCGGCCACCCACCGCCGGCTGCTCGCCGCCCTCGCCGACCGGCTGCCCGACCCCGACCCGGTGGCCCGGCTGCTCGACCGGCTCGCCCTGCACGGCACCGGCGCCGACCGCCAGCGCGCCCTGCTGGCCCGCGCCGCCGGGCCCGCCGACTTCGCCCGGCTGCTCGCCGGGGAGACCGTCCGGCAGGGCCGGTGA
- a CDS encoding DUF1918 domain-containing protein, whose protein sequence is MKASAGDRLIVEGTYGGDVRKEGLIIQVEHADGSPPYLVRWLEDGHESLVYPGPDARIVAAAR, encoded by the coding sequence ATGAAGGCCAGTGCGGGAGACCGGCTCATCGTGGAGGGCACCTACGGAGGCGACGTCCGCAAGGAAGGGCTGATCATCCAGGTGGAGCACGCCGACGGCTCGCCGCCGTACCTGGTGCGGTGGCTGGAGGACGGGCACGAGAGCCTGGTGTATCCCGGTCCCGACGCCCGGATCGTCGCCGCGGCCCGATGA
- a CDS encoding wax ester/triacylglycerol synthase family O-acyltransferase: MRTAPRRAPRPGGARAGIDRASSGDLAMRAVSAGGRVPEQFGVILPLDGAPDAGRVCAVLAERVPLVPRLRQRLVRVPFGCGRPVWVDDPGFDVRDRVRRRACPPPGDERALLDLAAELAVTPLSPPGWAATVVTGVAGAATALIIVLDHVLADGVGGLAILAALVDPAPPDAPDASGARPGVPEAPGARPGVPEAPGARPDAPRAAVASGGCSQAAAVASEPGRRGVRRAGAGGPPPGPVLA, translated from the coding sequence ATGAGGACCGCGCCGCGCCGCGCCCCCCGGCCGGGTGGGGCGCGGGCCGGGATCGACCGGGCGAGCTCCGGTGACCTGGCGATGCGGGCGGTGTCGGCCGGCGGGCGGGTGCCCGAGCAGTTCGGCGTGATCCTGCCGCTCGACGGCGCCCCCGACGCCGGACGGGTGTGCGCGGTGCTGGCCGAGCGGGTGCCGCTCGTGCCCCGGCTCCGGCAGCGGCTGGTGCGGGTGCCGTTCGGGTGCGGACGTCCGGTGTGGGTGGACGATCCGGGCTTCGACGTACGCGACCGGGTGCGGCGGCGCGCCTGCCCGCCGCCCGGCGACGAGCGGGCGCTGCTGGACCTGGCCGCCGAGCTGGCCGTCACGCCGCTGTCCCCGCCGGGCTGGGCCGCCACCGTGGTCACCGGGGTGGCGGGCGCGGCCACGGCGCTGATCATCGTTCTCGACCACGTCCTGGCGGACGGCGTCGGCGGCCTGGCCATCCTCGCGGCCCTCGTCGACCCCGCCCCGCCTGACGCCCCCGACGCCTCTGGCGCTCGCCCTGGCGTCCCGGAGGCGCCCGGCGCCCGCCCTGGCGTCCCGGAGGCACCGGGCGCGCGCCCTGATGCCCCGCGCGCCGCCGTGGCGTCCGGCGGGTGTTCCCAGGCGGCCGCCGTCGCGTCGGAGCCTGGCCGCCGAGGCGTTCGCCGAGCGGGCGCGGGTGGCCCGCCGCCTGGTCCGGTCCTGGCATGA
- a CDS encoding WS/DGAT domain-containing protein: protein MVRADLEQVRAAAHRSAGTVNDALLTAVTGALRRLLERRGEHVTTLNVLLPTAVRATAATTESLGNELAAIVAPLPVTGAPRDRLARVADVMAARKRLPAGPLARDVVAPLFRLMAGLGLHNRYLRRQRRFHTLLSNVRGPATALSFAGARITGAVPVAVGESGNVTVSFGALSYAGVLTVACVADPARVPELDELAALVGDELARLTAG, encoded by the coding sequence GTGGTCCGCGCCGACCTGGAGCAGGTGCGCGCGGCGGCGCACCGCTCGGCGGGCACCGTCAACGACGCCCTGCTCACGGCCGTCACCGGTGCCCTGCGCCGGCTGCTTGAGCGGCGCGGCGAGCACGTCACCACCCTGAACGTGCTGCTCCCCACGGCGGTGCGCGCCACCGCGGCCACCACGGAGTCGCTCGGCAACGAGCTGGCCGCGATCGTGGCGCCCCTGCCCGTCACCGGCGCGCCCCGCGACCGCCTGGCCCGGGTCGCCGACGTGATGGCCGCCCGCAAGCGCCTGCCCGCCGGCCCGCTCGCCAGGGACGTGGTCGCCCCGCTGTTCCGCCTGATGGCCGGCCTCGGCCTGCACAACAGGTACCTGCGCCGCCAGCGCCGCTTCCACACCCTGCTCAGCAACGTGCGCGGCCCGGCGACGGCCCTGTCCTTCGCCGGGGCGCGGATCACCGGCGCCGTCCCCGTCGCCGTGGGCGAGAGCGGCAACGTCACCGTCAGCTTCGGCGCCCTCTCCTACGCGGGCGTGCTCACCGTCGCCTGCGTCGCCGACCCCGCCCGCGTCCCGGAGCTGGACGAGCTCGCCGCCCTGGTCGGCGACGAGCTCGCCCGGCTCACCGCGGGCTGA
- a CDS encoding universal stress protein, whose amino-acid sequence MTRHIMVGVDGSAPATAAVDWAVADAGGRGLALRLVHVCEQWPYGPDSIEYCEGTLAAAGDRARALDRGVQVTTDLLPGNVIETLIKESAAADTVVLGSRGLGGFAGLILGSVGMGLAGHAAGPVVIVRGPARARHDLVVVGDDGSEHSAVAVEYAIEQARARNAALHVVYAWQSPLMSPYAAAYNSLLEEDFQQAARAAAERVAPWREKNPDVRITDEQLPGHPVNALIKTGATADLVVVGSRGRGGFASAVLGSVSHAVLHHVTCPVAVIRPRHDGR is encoded by the coding sequence ATGACCAGGCACATCATGGTCGGCGTGGACGGTTCCGCACCCGCGACGGCCGCCGTGGACTGGGCCGTGGCCGACGCCGGCGGCAGGGGGCTCGCGCTGCGCCTCGTGCACGTGTGCGAGCAGTGGCCCTACGGCCCGGACAGCATCGAGTACTGCGAGGGCACGCTGGCCGCGGCCGGCGACCGGGCCCGCGCCCTGGACCGCGGCGTCCAGGTGACGACCGACCTGCTGCCCGGCAACGTCATCGAGACCCTGATCAAGGAGTCGGCGGCGGCGGACACCGTGGTGCTGGGCAGCCGGGGCCTCGGCGGGTTCGCCGGGCTGATCCTCGGCTCGGTCGGCATGGGGCTGGCCGGGCACGCCGCCGGGCCGGTGGTGATCGTGCGCGGGCCCGCGCGGGCACGGCACGACCTGGTGGTCGTCGGCGACGACGGGTCGGAGCACTCGGCGGTGGCCGTGGAGTACGCGATCGAGCAGGCGCGGGCCCGCAACGCCGCGCTGCACGTGGTCTACGCCTGGCAGTCGCCGCTGATGTCGCCGTACGCGGCGGCGTACAACAGCCTGCTGGAGGAGGACTTCCAGCAGGCGGCGCGGGCGGCGGCCGAGCGGGTGGCGCCGTGGCGGGAGAAGAACCCCGACGTGCGGATCACCGACGAGCAGCTTCCCGGGCACCCGGTGAACGCCCTGATCAAGACGGGCGCGACCGCGGACCTGGTGGTCGTGGGCTCGCGCGGCCGGGGCGGTTTCGCCTCGGCGGTGCTCGGCTCCGTCAGCCACGCGGTGCTGCACCACGTGACCTGCCCGGTCGCGGTGATCAGGCCGCGCCACGACGGCAGGTGA
- a CDS encoding DUF4342 domain-containing protein, producing MTVTKEEVKVRGSELAGRIKHLLHEGNVRRVIVKDSHGRTVLEVPVTFGVVAFVAAPVVTAAAALAAVAAEWKLQIERAAEPDEPAPPAAPTVPAELPKAEIPKAEPPKPKTPKPVQAAKPAAKAGATQA from the coding sequence ATGACCGTCACGAAGGAAGAGGTCAAAGTACGCGGCTCTGAGCTCGCCGGCCGGATCAAGCACCTGCTCCACGAGGGCAACGTCCGCCGCGTGATCGTGAAGGACTCCCACGGGCGGACCGTGCTGGAGGTCCCGGTGACGTTCGGCGTGGTGGCGTTCGTCGCGGCGCCCGTCGTGACCGCCGCGGCCGCGCTGGCCGCCGTGGCCGCCGAGTGGAAGCTGCAGATCGAGCGGGCCGCCGAGCCGGACGAGCCCGCGCCCCCGGCCGCCCCCACGGTCCCGGCCGAGCTTCCGAAGGCGGAGATCCCGAAGGCGGAGCCCCCGAAGCCGAAGACCCCCAAGCCGGTGCAGGCCGCCAAGCCGGCGGCCAAGGCCGGCGCCACTCAGGCCTGA
- a CDS encoding chemotaxis protein CheB — translation MLPGTVHPENGRPRPGRFPVVAIVSSAGGLAATGLVLAGLPAGLPAAVIVLQHISPTYPSLLPEILRRHTALPVAQALDGEPLEPGRVVVAPPGHHLLVTADRRLALIESGPTPPPRPSADLLLTSLALACGPDAIAVVLSGHGTDGATGATAVHRFGGTVVASDAASSDYFSMPQAVISRDDIVDHVLAVSDMAALLSALVRAPAL, via the coding sequence ATGCTGCCCGGAACCGTCCATCCGGAGAACGGACGGCCGCGTCCCGGCAGGTTCCCCGTCGTCGCCATCGTGTCCTCGGCCGGGGGCCTGGCCGCGACGGGCCTGGTCCTGGCCGGGCTGCCGGCCGGCCTGCCCGCCGCCGTCATCGTGCTGCAGCACATCTCGCCCACCTACCCCAGCCTCCTGCCGGAGATCCTGCGCCGCCACACCGCCCTGCCCGTGGCCCAGGCGCTGGACGGCGAACCGCTCGAACCCGGCCGGGTCGTGGTCGCGCCGCCCGGCCACCACCTGCTCGTCACCGCCGACCGGCGGCTCGCGCTCATCGAGTCGGGCCCGACCCCGCCGCCCCGCCCCTCCGCCGACCTGCTGCTGACCAGCCTGGCGCTGGCCTGCGGCCCGGACGCCATCGCGGTGGTCCTGTCCGGGCACGGCACCGACGGCGCGACCGGGGCCACGGCCGTGCACCGTTTCGGCGGCACGGTCGTCGCCAGCGACGCCGCCTCCAGCGACTACTTCTCCATGCCGCAGGCCGTGATCAGCCGGGACGACATCGTGGACCACGTGCTGGCGGTGAGCGACATGGCGGCGCTGCTGTCGGCCCTGGTGCGCGCCCCCGCGCTCTGA
- a CDS encoding Acg family FMN-binding oxidoreductase produces the protein MFTSHPTPRPADLAIRRLIVAAGQAPSVNNTQPWRFRVLHGELVELLADWDRWLRVSDPRGRSLHVSCGAALFNLRMAARAAGRAPAVRLLPDPRERPDLLAAVRIGTRVRASAEARQLYELIPVRRTSRRPYAERLIPAPVLSELRTAAALERARLIVLDRRSAMDMLDYAAIAQDELARDKEYLAELRAWTGGHGVPSYVQGPAATTVMDPVRDFGRRSGGAAFEPRPQLAVLATSGDEPPDWLRAGQALQRVLLVAAGHQVSASFLNQPLDLRDMRRRADPRTRHGHPQMIIRLGYGPVVARAPRRPAGDLVAETG, from the coding sequence ATGTTCACGTCACATCCCACTCCGCGCCCCGCCGACCTCGCGATCAGGCGGCTGATCGTGGCGGCCGGGCAGGCGCCCTCGGTGAACAACACGCAGCCGTGGCGGTTCCGGGTGCTCCACGGCGAGCTGGTCGAGCTGCTGGCCGACTGGGACCGCTGGCTGCGGGTGAGCGACCCGCGCGGCCGTTCCCTGCACGTGAGCTGCGGGGCCGCGCTGTTCAACCTGCGCATGGCGGCGCGGGCGGCCGGGCGCGCGCCCGCCGTGCGGCTGCTGCCCGACCCCCGTGAGCGGCCGGACCTGCTGGCCGCCGTGCGGATCGGCACGCGGGTACGGGCCTCCGCCGAGGCCAGGCAGCTGTACGAGCTCATCCCGGTACGGCGGACCAGCCGCAGGCCGTACGCCGAGCGGCTGATCCCGGCGCCGGTGCTGTCGGAGCTGCGCACGGCCGCGGCGCTCGAACGGGCCAGGCTGATCGTCCTGGACCGGCGCTCGGCCATGGACATGCTCGACTACGCCGCGATCGCCCAGGACGAGCTGGCCCGCGACAAGGAGTACCTGGCGGAGCTGCGGGCGTGGACCGGCGGGCACGGCGTGCCCTCGTACGTGCAGGGCCCGGCGGCCACCACCGTGATGGACCCGGTGCGGGACTTCGGCCGCCGCTCGGGCGGGGCGGCGTTCGAGCCGCGCCCGCAGCTCGCGGTGCTGGCGACCTCCGGGGACGAGCCGCCGGACTGGCTGCGGGCGGGGCAGGCGCTGCAGCGGGTGCTGCTCGTGGCGGCCGGGCACCAGGTGTCGGCGTCGTTCCTGAACCAGCCGCTGGACCTGCGGGACATGCGGCGGCGCGCGGACCCGCGCACCCGGCACGGGCACCCGCAGATGATCATACGGCTCGGGTACGGGCCGGTGGTGGCCCGCGCGCCCCGGCGGCCGGCGGGCGACCTCGTGGCGGAGACGGGCTGA
- a CDS encoding NAD(P)/FAD-dependent oxidoreductase, with the protein MREKVLVLGGGFGGLTAALRVKRALGQDADVTVVSAADRFLYTPSLARLPFGRRRPEELGFPLAPTLWMREVRFAQATVTAIDPAARLVRTTAGEHPYDHLVVATGCRDDLAALPGLAEADGAWSVTTLEGALRAGEGWRAFLDDPGPVVVGAAQGACCPGLARAFLAALTAELRRAGLRERTPIAYVTAGGERRLAAALERQGVQAVTGAVMTEAAPGKLRLADGTTLAYAYAMIVPPSAGQDVVRAVPGLTDARGFVPVLDTCRSRAHPGLYAVGTATGPGAGPHATAQARVAAVNIAAAIRGEPPAAYRPGLAVPAPPRSRAAGALFEKYYLWKARHGYVRLP; encoded by the coding sequence ATGCGCGAGAAGGTCCTCGTACTGGGCGGCGGATTCGGCGGGCTCACCGCCGCGCTCCGCGTCAAGCGCGCGCTGGGGCAGGACGCCGACGTCACCGTGGTCTCGGCCGCCGACCGGTTCCTGTACACGCCGTCGCTCGCCCGGCTCCCGTTCGGCCGGCGGCGGCCGGAGGAGCTGGGCTTCCCGCTGGCGCCGACGTTGTGGATGCGCGAGGTGCGGTTCGCGCAGGCGACGGTGACCGCGATCGACCCGGCCGCCCGGCTGGTGCGGACCACGGCCGGCGAGCACCCCTACGACCACCTCGTCGTCGCCACCGGCTGCCGCGACGACCTCGCCGCCCTGCCGGGCCTGGCGGAGGCCGACGGCGCCTGGTCGGTCACGACCCTGGAGGGCGCCCTGCGGGCGGGGGAGGGCTGGCGGGCCTTCCTCGACGATCCCGGGCCCGTCGTGGTCGGCGCCGCGCAGGGCGCGTGCTGCCCCGGGCTCGCCCGCGCCTTCCTCGCCGCCCTGACGGCGGAGCTGCGGCGGGCCGGGCTGCGCGAGCGGACGCCCATCGCGTACGTGACCGCCGGCGGTGAGCGGCGGCTCGCGGCCGCGCTGGAGCGCCAGGGCGTGCAGGCCGTCACCGGCGCCGTCATGACCGAGGCCGCCCCCGGCAAGCTGCGGCTGGCCGACGGGACGACGCTGGCCTACGCGTACGCGATGATCGTGCCGCCCTCGGCCGGCCAGGACGTCGTGCGCGCCGTGCCCGGCCTGACCGACGCCAGGGGCTTCGTGCCCGTTCTGGACACCTGCCGGTCACGCGCCCACCCCGGCCTGTACGCCGTCGGCACGGCCACCGGCCCCGGGGCGGGGCCGCACGCCACCGCCCAGGCGCGCGTGGCGGCGGTCAACATCGCCGCCGCGATCCGCGGCGAGCCGCCCGCCGCCTACCGGCCGGGCCTCGCCGTCCCGGCGCCGCCGCGCTCGCGCGCCGCCGGAGCCCTGTTCGAGAAGTACTACCTCTGGAAGGCCAGGCACGGCTACGTACGGCTGCCGTGA
- a CDS encoding Glu/Leu/Phe/Val family dehydrogenase, with the protein MVREITAAWQADELGPAKVVFLRPMPRMAAVVVIDNVTLGPAIGGVRMTPTVSVAEVARLARAMTLKNAAAGLPHGGGKSGIYLAPSMDGAPREREMRAFARAIEQLTDYIPGPDMGTDESCMAAVHDEIGRAVGLPAVLGGIPLDELGATGHGLACCADALAADKVLELDGARVVVQGFGAVGAHAARFLAERGARVIAVSDVLGATYRASGLDVPALLDAKRAGEPVGSFRGGVRCERDDILWLECEILVPAAGPDVLTAHNAGRVRARTVLQGANIPATAEAERILHQRGVLCVPDIIANAGGVICAAVEQRGGGRAQAFGTIEEKIRANTAELLDRLAAADVAPREAATAMALDRLRTAAAYRRHF; encoded by the coding sequence TTGGTACGCGAGATCACAGCCGCGTGGCAGGCGGACGAGCTGGGACCGGCGAAGGTGGTGTTCCTGCGGCCGATGCCGCGGATGGCCGCCGTCGTCGTGATCGACAACGTCACGCTCGGGCCCGCGATCGGCGGGGTGCGGATGACGCCCACGGTGTCCGTCGCCGAGGTGGCCCGGCTGGCGCGGGCGATGACGCTGAAGAACGCCGCGGCGGGGCTGCCGCACGGGGGCGGCAAGTCGGGCATCTACCTCGCGCCCAGCATGGACGGCGCGCCGCGCGAGCGCGAGATGCGCGCCTTCGCCCGCGCCATCGAGCAGCTCACCGACTACATCCCCGGCCCCGACATGGGCACCGACGAGAGCTGCATGGCCGCCGTGCACGACGAGATCGGGCGCGCGGTGGGGCTGCCCGCGGTGCTCGGCGGCATCCCGCTCGACGAGCTGGGCGCCACCGGCCACGGCCTGGCCTGCTGCGCCGACGCGCTGGCCGCCGACAAGGTCCTGGAGCTGGACGGCGCCCGCGTGGTCGTGCAGGGGTTCGGCGCGGTCGGCGCGCACGCGGCGCGCTTCCTCGCCGAGCGCGGCGCGCGGGTGATCGCCGTGTCCGACGTGCTCGGGGCGACGTACCGGGCGAGCGGGCTGGACGTGCCCGCCCTGCTGGACGCCAAGCGGGCGGGGGAGCCGGTCGGCTCCTTCCGCGGCGGGGTGCGCTGCGAGCGCGACGACATCCTGTGGCTGGAGTGCGAGATCCTCGTCCCCGCCGCCGGGCCCGACGTCCTGACCGCGCACAACGCGGGACGGGTGCGCGCCAGGACCGTGCTGCAGGGGGCCAACATCCCGGCCACCGCCGAGGCGGAGCGCATCCTGCACCAGCGCGGGGTGCTGTGCGTGCCGGACATCATCGCCAACGCCGGGGGCGTCATCTGCGCGGCCGTCGAGCAGCGGGGCGGCGGCCGGGCGCAGGCGTTCGGCACCATCGAGGAGAAGATCCGGGCGAACACCGCCGAGCTGCTGGACCGGCTCGCGGCGGCCGACGTCGCGCCGCGCGAGGCGGCGACGGCGATGGCGCTGGACCGGCTGCGCACCGCCGCCGCCTACCGCCGCCACTTCTGA
- a CDS encoding OsmC family protein, with translation MDARNATTLPQAPAPPRPAQAPPGRVEVAHTGGESYSITVRDHTLTADQPVRDGGTDRGPTPTELFVASLASCVAYYAGRFLSRHGAARDGLRVTADFGLAADRPARVAAVRLRVAAPGLPAERRPAFLAVISRCTVHNTLHQPPEVVVELTGADA, from the coding sequence ATGGACGCCCGCAACGCCACGACCCTCCCCCAGGCCCCCGCGCCGCCCCGGCCCGCCCAGGCGCCGCCCGGACGGGTCGAGGTGGCGCACACCGGCGGCGAGTCCTACTCGATCACTGTGCGGGACCACACGCTGACGGCCGACCAGCCGGTCCGCGACGGCGGGACGGACCGCGGCCCGACGCCGACCGAGCTGTTCGTCGCCTCCCTGGCCTCGTGCGTGGCGTACTACGCCGGGCGCTTCCTGTCCCGCCACGGGGCGGCGCGGGACGGGCTGCGGGTGACGGCCGACTTCGGCCTGGCCGCCGACCGGCCCGCCCGGGTCGCCGCCGTGCGGCTGCGGGTGGCCGCGCCCGGGCTGCCGGCCGAGCGGCGGCCCGCGTTCCTGGCCGTGATCTCGCGCTGCACCGTGCACAACACGCTGCACCAGCCACCCGAGGTCGTCGTCGAGCTGACCGGCGCGGACGCGTGA
- a CDS encoding STAS domain-containing protein, with protein sequence MAPTAPDDPGDFSIRIRSRGEILLIELGGPLSGAPVEITRMYLMKTLATQAVPAVVVDLGGLTGLDEPGCEVLRWATGEARRAGGRLVVTGGAALLGAGGAPGLEHRPTIEAGLAALTTPDPPG encoded by the coding sequence ATGGCACCTACCGCACCCGACGACCCCGGCGACTTCTCGATCAGGATCCGCAGCCGCGGGGAGATCCTGCTGATCGAGCTCGGCGGGCCGCTGTCCGGCGCGCCGGTGGAGATCACCCGGATGTACCTGATGAAGACGCTGGCCACGCAGGCCGTCCCGGCGGTCGTGGTGGACCTCGGCGGGCTGACCGGGCTGGACGAGCCGGGCTGCGAGGTGCTGCGCTGGGCCACCGGCGAGGCCCGGCGGGCGGGCGGCCGCCTGGTGGTCACCGGCGGCGCCGCGCTGCTCGGCGCGGGCGGGGCGCCCGGCCTGGAGCACCGGCCCACGATCGAGGCGGGCCTCGCCGCCCTGACCACGCCGGACCCGCCCGGCTGA
- a CDS encoding ArsB/NhaD family transporter: MSALSWVSVAVFLAAYALIATEKVHRVAAALGGAGIMLLIHATAAGPAFFSQETGVDWNVIFLLLGMMIIVGVLKETGVFEFLAIWAAKRARGRPFRLMALLVIITASASALLDNVTTVLLIAPVTFLVCERLALPAAPFLIAEAMASNIGGAATLVGDPPNIIIASRGGLTFNDFLVHMAPMVVVLVAVFVGLCRLMFGRHLRYDPGRAAEIMELDEREALGDRRLLWQSLVVLALVMAAFVLHPVLHYEPSVVALLGAGVLVAVTKVTTEQAIAEVEWPTLVFFAGLFVMVGSLVETGVIGALSQAAVSATAGRPELATMGLLGVSGVLSAIVDNIPYVATMSPIVEQLVHAPGGHQALWWALAFGADLGGNATAVGAAANVVVLGIAARNGTPISFWQFTKYGLIVTVVTIALVAPYLWVRYLL; this comes from the coding sequence GTGAGCGCGCTCTCCTGGGTGAGCGTGGCGGTCTTCCTGGCCGCGTACGCGCTGATCGCCACCGAGAAGGTGCACCGGGTCGCGGCCGCGCTCGGCGGGGCGGGGATCATGCTGCTGATCCACGCCACCGCGGCCGGGCCGGCGTTCTTCTCGCAGGAGACCGGCGTCGACTGGAATGTCATCTTCCTGCTGCTCGGCATGATGATCATCGTCGGGGTGCTGAAGGAGACCGGTGTCTTCGAGTTCCTGGCGATCTGGGCCGCCAAACGGGCGCGCGGGCGGCCGTTCCGGCTGATGGCGCTGCTCGTGATCATCACGGCTTCGGCCTCGGCGCTGCTCGACAACGTGACCACCGTGCTGCTCATCGCGCCGGTGACGTTCCTGGTGTGCGAGCGGCTGGCGCTGCCCGCCGCGCCGTTCCTCATCGCCGAGGCGATGGCCTCCAACATCGGCGGCGCGGCGACGCTGGTCGGCGACCCGCCGAACATCATCATCGCCAGCCGGGGCGGCCTGACGTTCAACGACTTCCTCGTGCACATGGCGCCGATGGTCGTGGTGCTGGTGGCGGTGTTCGTCGGGCTGTGCCGGCTGATGTTCGGCCGGCACCTCCGCTACGACCCGGGGCGGGCGGCGGAGATCATGGAGCTGGACGAGCGGGAGGCGCTCGGCGACCGGCGGCTGCTGTGGCAGTCGCTGGTGGTGCTGGCGCTGGTGATGGCGGCGTTCGTGCTGCACCCGGTGCTGCACTATGAGCCGTCCGTCGTCGCGCTGCTCGGCGCGGGCGTGCTGGTCGCGGTCACGAAGGTGACGACCGAGCAGGCCATCGCCGAGGTGGAGTGGCCCACGCTGGTGTTCTTCGCCGGGCTGTTCGTCATGGTCGGGTCCCTGGTGGAGACCGGGGTGATCGGCGCGCTGTCGCAGGCCGCCGTGTCGGCGACCGCCGGCCGCCCCGAGCTGGCCACGATGGGGCTGCTCGGCGTGTCGGGCGTGCTGTCGGCGATCGTGGACAACATCCCGTACGTCGCCACGATGAGCCCGATCGTGGAGCAGCTCGTCCACGCGCCGGGCGGGCACCAGGCGCTGTGGTGGGCGCTGGCCTTCGGCGCCGACCTGGGCGGCAACGCCACCGCCGTCGGCGCGGCGGCCAACGTGGTGGTGCTCGGCATCGCCGCCCGCAACGGCACCCCGATCAGCTTCTGGCAGTTCACCAAATACGGGCTCATCGTGACGGTGGTCACCATCGCCCTGGTCGCGCCCTACCTGTGGGTGCGCTACCTTCTGTGA